The following proteins come from a genomic window of Iamia sp. SCSIO 61187:
- a CDS encoding A24 family peptidase has product MGEMPVVGLVGLGLGGLVVGAFLNVVIVRLPDGDSLLGPSRCPECETPIRRRDAIPVLSWILLRGRCRSCGEPIPAGYPLVELANAVLWVGAGLRFGPSWALVPMLVLVSTLLAQSVIDLELYRLLDKITFPVLGASVVLIAAASALEGDPTRVGMAVLGGVAYGAFLGVPAFVMPRGMGLGDVKLALLLGLFLGWLHPVLILFSLIIACGLGIVVGLLVLVARRGKSEPFPFGPWLALGCVLALLFSDPLLDSYLIDIPAWL; this is encoded by the coding sequence ATGGGAGAGATGCCGGTCGTCGGCCTCGTCGGGCTCGGCCTCGGGGGCCTGGTGGTCGGGGCGTTCCTCAACGTGGTGATCGTGCGACTGCCCGACGGCGACTCCCTCCTCGGCCCGTCGCGCTGCCCGGAGTGCGAGACCCCGATCCGGAGGCGCGACGCCATCCCGGTGCTCTCCTGGATCCTGCTGCGGGGCCGGTGCCGCAGCTGCGGCGAGCCCATCCCCGCCGGGTACCCGCTCGTCGAGCTGGCCAACGCCGTGCTGTGGGTGGGCGCCGGTCTGCGCTTCGGCCCGTCGTGGGCCCTGGTCCCGATGCTGGTGCTGGTCTCCACGCTGCTGGCCCAGTCGGTGATCGACCTGGAGCTGTACCGGCTCCTCGACAAGATCACCTTCCCGGTGCTCGGTGCGTCGGTCGTGCTGATCGCGGCCGCGTCCGCGCTCGAGGGCGACCCCACCCGGGTGGGCATGGCCGTCCTCGGGGGCGTCGCCTACGGCGCCTTCCTCGGCGTCCCGGCCTTCGTCATGCCGAGGGGCATGGGCCTGGGCGACGTGAAGCTCGCCCTCCTCCTCGGGCTGTTCCTCGGGTGGCTCCACCCCGTGCTGATCCTGTTCTCGCTGATCATCGCCTGCGGCCTGGGGATCGTGGTCGGCCTCCTCGTCCTGGTCGCCCGCCGGGGCAAGAGCGAGCCGTTCCCCTTCGGCCCGTGGCTCGCCCTCGGCTGCGTCCTCGCCCTCCTCTTCTCCGACCCCCTCCTCGACAGCTACCTCATCGACATCCCGGCGTGGCTCTAG
- a CDS encoding bifunctional diguanylate cyclase/phosphodiesterase — protein MLDAEGRVVESSGNLVRLTGREADDVLGEPVTVALSCTDHDALETYVGTVHRRPGSVSEHEVEIRNTDGETRWLATRMVNLLDDPAVAGIVVNLQDVTERRRAQDELAHQAFHDGLTGLANHGLFGDRIEHALRRSARTGAAAAVLYLDIDGFKSVNDRFGHDAGNHVIQEVADRLRGTVRAADTVARLGGDEFAVLIDENHLHADEARTTAERILQALSIPVEVDGQLIAISASIGLAVGDATCTAAALLRNADIAMYQAKAGGKARTVVYDEQMGAAASDALRIEADLVGVIERGELELHYQPVLQLETRRLTGFEALVRWRHPELGLLGPDRFVPLSEDTGQIVPIGRWVLDTACTAATRWHDAGDGPPPLTMAVNLSAVQLATDQIVDDVRAALERSGLDPSLLVLEMTETSLITDPVAAATRLRALHDLGVRLAIDDFGTGYSSLSYLRQFPIDILKIDRSFVDTITDGDDIPPIVRGLLDLGRTLDLEIIAEGIENAAQHEGLRREDCEMGQGFLFARPMPAADVDRLLAERTQRADAMRSPAAGAGGAESPSGAPDEVAGPEVVPR, from the coding sequence GTGCTCGACGCCGAGGGGCGCGTCGTCGAGTCGTCGGGCAACCTCGTCCGCCTGACCGGGCGCGAGGCCGACGACGTGCTGGGCGAGCCGGTGACCGTCGCCCTCTCGTGCACCGACCACGACGCCCTGGAGACCTACGTCGGCACGGTCCACCGGCGCCCCGGCTCGGTGTCCGAGCACGAGGTCGAGATCCGGAACACCGACGGCGAGACCCGCTGGCTGGCGACGCGCATGGTGAACCTCCTCGACGACCCCGCCGTCGCGGGCATCGTCGTGAACCTCCAGGACGTGACCGAACGCCGCCGGGCCCAGGACGAGCTCGCCCACCAGGCCTTCCACGACGGCCTCACCGGCCTGGCCAACCACGGGCTCTTCGGTGACCGGATCGAGCACGCCCTCCGCCGGTCGGCCCGGACCGGGGCCGCCGCCGCCGTCCTCTACCTCGACATCGACGGCTTCAAGTCGGTCAACGACCGCTTCGGGCACGACGCCGGCAACCACGTGATCCAGGAGGTCGCCGACCGCCTGCGGGGCACCGTCCGGGCCGCCGACACCGTGGCCCGCCTGGGCGGTGACGAGTTCGCCGTGCTGATCGACGAGAACCACCTCCACGCCGACGAGGCCCGGACGACGGCGGAGAGGATCCTGCAGGCGCTCAGCATCCCCGTCGAGGTCGACGGGCAGCTCATCGCCATCTCCGCCAGCATCGGCCTCGCCGTCGGCGACGCCACGTGCACCGCGGCCGCCCTGCTCCGCAACGCCGACATCGCCATGTACCAGGCCAAGGCGGGCGGCAAGGCCCGCACGGTCGTGTACGACGAGCAGATGGGGGCCGCCGCGAGCGACGCCCTGCGGATCGAGGCCGACCTGGTCGGCGTCATCGAGCGAGGCGAGCTGGAGCTGCACTACCAGCCCGTGCTGCAGCTGGAGACCCGGCGCCTCACCGGCTTCGAGGCCCTGGTCCGGTGGCGGCACCCCGAGCTGGGGCTGCTCGGCCCCGACCGGTTCGTGCCCCTGAGCGAGGACACCGGCCAGATCGTCCCCATCGGCCGGTGGGTGCTCGACACGGCGTGCACCGCCGCCACCCGCTGGCACGACGCCGGGGACGGCCCGCCCCCGCTGACGATGGCGGTCAACCTGTCCGCCGTCCAGCTGGCGACCGACCAGATCGTCGACGACGTGCGGGCCGCGCTGGAGCGATCGGGCCTCGACCCGTCGCTCCTCGTGCTGGAGATGACCGAGACCAGCCTCATCACCGACCCCGTGGCCGCCGCCACCCGGCTGCGCGCCCTGCACGACCTGGGCGTCCGCCTGGCGATCGACGACTTCGGCACCGGCTACTCGTCGCTCAGCTACCTGCGGCAGTTCCCCATCGACATCTTGAAGATCGACCGGTCCTTCGTCGACACGATCACCGACGGCGACGACATCCCCCCGATCGTGCGGGGTCTGCTCGACCTGGGCCGCACCCTGGACCTCGAGATCATCGCCGAGGGCATCGAGAACGCCGCCCAGCACGAGGGTCTGCGGCGCGAGGACTGCGAGATGGGCCAGGGCTTCCTCTTCGCCCGGCCCATGCCGGCGGCCGACGTCGACCGGCTGCTGGCCGAGCGCACGCAGCGGGCCGACGCCATGCGCTCGCCCGCGGCCGGTGCCGGGGGGGCCGAGTCCCCGTCGGGCGCCCCCGACGAGGTGGCCGGCCCCGAGGTCGTGCCCCGCTAG
- a CDS encoding cation:proton antiporter, producing the protein MNHLLAAASGDATVAFIEIGAVITALAVLARLAGRWRITAIPLYLLVGLVVGEGGITTLDVSADFISLGGEIGVLLLLLTLGLEYTPAELRAGLRGGLVAGAVDALLGFVPGLALGLVMGWDGRSAVLLGGVSWISSSGVVSKVLTDLGRLGNRETPAVLNLLVLEDLAMAVYLPVVAALLSGESAARTALTVAVALAAVGVVLAASMRWGDRLSALLAPGSDEALLLSVFGLTLLVGGLAQRLQVSAAIGAFLVGLALSDPVRDRAATLVAPLRDLFAASFFLFFSFQIDPGDLLDGALPALVLLGLTGPGKIVTGWVAARRLGVAVPGRLRAGTVLIARGEFSIVIAAIGASAAFGSDLAAVAACYVLLTAIAGPLITRSSDSLAARLTARPALRTEVEPQV; encoded by the coding sequence GTGAACCACCTGCTGGCGGCCGCCTCGGGCGACGCCACCGTCGCCTTCATCGAGATCGGGGCGGTCATCACCGCCCTCGCCGTCCTGGCCCGCCTGGCCGGCCGGTGGCGCATCACGGCCATCCCCCTCTACCTGCTCGTCGGCCTGGTCGTCGGCGAGGGGGGCATCACGACCCTCGACGTGAGCGCCGACTTCATCTCGCTGGGCGGTGAGATCGGCGTCCTGCTGCTCCTGCTCACCCTCGGTCTCGAGTACACCCCGGCCGAGCTGCGGGCCGGGCTGCGCGGGGGCCTGGTCGCCGGGGCCGTCGACGCCCTCCTGGGGTTCGTGCCGGGGCTCGCCCTCGGGCTGGTGATGGGGTGGGACGGGCGCAGCGCCGTCCTCCTGGGCGGCGTGAGCTGGATCAGCTCGTCGGGCGTCGTCTCCAAGGTCCTCACCGACCTCGGCCGCCTCGGCAACCGGGAGACGCCGGCCGTGCTCAACCTCCTCGTCCTCGAGGACCTGGCGATGGCGGTGTACCTGCCCGTCGTCGCCGCCCTGCTGAGCGGCGAGTCCGCCGCCCGGACGGCGCTCACGGTCGCCGTCGCCCTCGCCGCCGTCGGCGTCGTGCTGGCGGCCTCGATGCGGTGGGGGGACCGGCTGAGCGCCCTGCTCGCCCCCGGGTCCGACGAGGCCCTCCTCCTCTCGGTGTTCGGACTGACCCTGCTGGTCGGCGGGCTGGCCCAGCGCCTCCAGGTGTCCGCCGCCATCGGCGCGTTCCTCGTCGGCCTGGCCCTCTCCGACCCCGTCCGGGACCGGGCGGCGACGCTCGTCGCCCCCCTCCGCGACCTCTTCGCGGCCTCGTTCTTCCTCTTCTTCTCGTTCCAGATCGACCCCGGCGACCTCCTCGACGGCGCCCTGCCGGCCCTCGTCCTGCTCGGCCTCACCGGTCCCGGCAAGATCGTCACCGGGTGGGTCGCAGCGCGGCGCCTGGGGGTGGCCGTCCCCGGGCGGCTGCGGGCCGGGACCGTCCTCATCGCCCGCGGGGAGTTCTCCATCGTCATCGCCGCCATCGGGGCATCGGCCGCCTTCGGCTCCGACCTGGCCGCCGTCGCCGCCTGCTACGTGCTGCTCACCGCCATCGCCGGCCCGCTGATCACCCGCTCGTCGGACTCCCTGGCGGCGCGCCTCACGGCCCGACCGGCGCTGCGCACCGAGGTCGAGCCCCAGGTCTGA
- a CDS encoding DUF459 domain-containing protein yields MTPTPPDPRAGRPAHPDPHGEQHETAPPPGATPRPRSEPRSLQYHALAGSQPQPAGRVLAIGAIALLLAAVLNADGLFELANRQPVGWKRDVARAAVAPVCAIGDLTRLKDVRSAIRDAADKDSQDCSEDVESGSDAFVAPSTTATTTTPSGTTAPAITTRVPTAADPLRMWLGGDSMTIELEQSAAEAVTSRPEIALTTHAQVSSGLTRPDFFDWPAYLTEEVLPGDPEVVVVMFGANDSQGMEVDGEAVQPDDERWQAEYRRRVGVVMDLLKGDGRLVVWVGQPRMRDEGFDARMGALDAIYEEEAASRPWVRFLDSRPVLSPDGGEYQATAGDVALRQGDGIHLDRGGADLLADAILEVVDEVKVGGAPPVEPPG; encoded by the coding sequence ATGACGCCGACCCCTCCCGACCCCCGTGCTGGTCGGCCCGCCCACCCCGACCCCCACGGCGAGCAGCACGAGACCGCGCCCCCGCCCGGGGCGACGCCCCGGCCCCGGTCCGAGCCCCGCTCGCTCCAGTACCACGCCCTGGCCGGGTCGCAGCCGCAGCCGGCCGGGCGCGTCCTGGCCATCGGGGCGATCGCCCTCCTGCTCGCCGCCGTGCTCAACGCCGACGGCCTCTTCGAGCTGGCCAACCGGCAGCCCGTGGGCTGGAAGCGCGACGTGGCCCGTGCCGCGGTGGCCCCGGTGTGCGCCATCGGCGACCTCACCCGCCTCAAGGACGTCCGCTCGGCCATCCGCGACGCGGCCGACAAGGACAGCCAGGACTGCTCCGAGGACGTCGAGAGCGGCTCCGACGCCTTCGTCGCCCCCTCGACGACCGCCACCACGACGACACCGTCCGGCACCACCGCGCCCGCGATCACCACCCGGGTGCCGACGGCGGCCGACCCGCTGCGGATGTGGCTGGGCGGGGACTCGATGACCATCGAGCTGGAGCAGTCGGCCGCCGAGGCGGTGACGTCGCGGCCCGAGATCGCCCTCACGACCCACGCCCAGGTCAGCTCGGGCCTGACCCGCCCCGACTTCTTCGACTGGCCTGCGTACCTCACCGAGGAGGTCCTCCCCGGCGACCCGGAGGTCGTGGTGGTGATGTTCGGGGCCAACGACTCCCAGGGCATGGAGGTCGACGGCGAGGCGGTCCAACCCGACGACGAGCGGTGGCAGGCCGAGTACCGCCGCCGGGTCGGCGTGGTGATGGACCTGCTGAAGGGCGACGGGCGCCTCGTGGTGTGGGTGGGCCAGCCCCGCATGCGCGACGAGGGCTTCGACGCCCGCATGGGGGCCCTGGACGCGATCTACGAGGAGGAGGCCGCCTCGCGGCCGTGGGTCCGGTTCCTCGACAGCCGCCCGGTCCTCAGCCCCGACGGCGGGGAGTACCAGGCCACCGCGGGCGACGTCGCCCTCCGCCAGGGCGACGGCATCCACCTCGACCGCGGCGGTGCGGACCTCCTCGCCGACGCCATCCTCGAGGTGGTCGACGAGGTCAAGGTCGGCGGGGCGCCGCCCGTGGAGCCGCCGGGCTGA
- a CDS encoding bifunctional diguanylate cyclase/phosphodiesterase — MAAIAGVFALFLVIDPGGPVVSRAVVNLAWVVVSGGVAILMVRAARRCTGPARRAWGFLSASMVLWWGGQVAWTLLEEVAGTISPFPSPADIGFTAALPLGLVGVLSFPIGSRSVPARLRRATDALIAAAATFCLAWLLFLDDLLAGGGDPLERVVALVYPFATGSVASVVLMMLSRVHRDRRAVFGLLAAGQLANALCTTAFALQQLHGSYQTGSAVLEVLWLAGLCLMGAAAHRCRDSSDVSGQATGDAPSVPGTLLVYLPIAAAILAGVLTGQFFEEDGIGPPFVLAGVTVVVLMAVRQLLTIAENVHLARVVQTTADHYEALVRNSSDLVLVTDGYHNLVEISPSVERILGYRVDDVIGTSLRPLVHPDDISVLDGVTAAVLATGTGRGELRVLDARHHGWRWIDAMATNLLDDPSIGGVVVNARDTTDRHHAEEALSHQAAHDALTDLPNRSMLLARLDAVPAGAPVAVLFCDLDGFKSINDTYGHERGDEVLRAVAGRLRNGLRAGEMVARFGGDEFVILCEGVTEPAEATAIATRVADSLRPPITVSGTELEVSATIGARLAVGPFDAATVVNDADAAMYEAKARVSGAIEVFDDSLRARAEARRRTESAIREAIRTEGAIVLHYQPLWHITDGAPVLIGAEALLRWPGADGRLGGPAEVIGVAEETGLIVPLGGRILEVACRELARWHEAGARLTMAVNVSARQLGDPGLVADVEWALATTGAPPEALVVEVTETALMDDPVRALDTLRRLRGLGISLAIDDFGTGYCSLSYLSAFPVQLLKVDGTFVTQMTANQQDRTIVASVIGLAHALGIAALGEGVESEHQLDMLREMGCDQAQGFLLGVPGSGEELLWAAGASATAER; from the coding sequence GTGGCCGCCATCGCTGGGGTCTTCGCCCTCTTCCTGGTGATCGATCCCGGGGGACCGGTGGTGAGCCGGGCGGTGGTCAACCTGGCGTGGGTCGTGGTCTCGGGGGGCGTCGCCATCTTGATGGTCCGCGCCGCGCGCCGCTGCACGGGCCCCGCCCGCCGGGCCTGGGGCTTCCTCTCGGCGTCGATGGTCCTGTGGTGGGGCGGCCAGGTCGCCTGGACGCTCCTCGAGGAGGTGGCGGGGACCATCTCCCCGTTCCCGTCGCCGGCCGACATCGGCTTCACCGCCGCCCTCCCCCTGGGCCTGGTCGGCGTCTTGAGCTTCCCCATCGGGAGCCGGAGCGTGCCGGCCCGGCTCCGGCGGGCGACCGACGCGCTGATCGCGGCGGCGGCCACGTTCTGCCTGGCGTGGCTCCTCTTCCTCGACGACCTGCTCGCGGGCGGCGGCGACCCCCTCGAGCGGGTGGTGGCCCTGGTCTACCCCTTCGCCACCGGCTCGGTGGCGAGCGTGGTGCTGATGATGCTGAGCCGCGTGCACCGCGACCGGCGGGCGGTCTTCGGCCTCCTGGCCGCCGGCCAGCTGGCCAACGCCCTGTGCACCACCGCCTTCGCCCTGCAGCAGCTGCACGGGTCCTACCAGACCGGGAGCGCCGTCCTGGAGGTCCTGTGGCTGGCCGGGCTGTGCCTCATGGGGGCCGCCGCCCACCGGTGCCGGGACTCCAGCGACGTGAGCGGGCAGGCGACGGGGGATGCACCGTCGGTCCCCGGCACGCTGCTCGTGTACCTGCCCATCGCGGCGGCGATCCTGGCCGGGGTGCTGACGGGGCAGTTCTTCGAGGAGGACGGCATCGGGCCGCCCTTCGTCCTGGCGGGCGTCACCGTGGTGGTGCTGATGGCCGTGCGGCAGCTGCTCACCATCGCCGAGAACGTGCACCTCGCCCGTGTCGTGCAGACCACCGCCGACCACTACGAGGCCCTGGTGCGCAACTCCAGCGACCTGGTCCTGGTGACCGACGGCTACCACAACCTGGTCGAGATCAGCCCGTCGGTCGAGCGCATCCTCGGCTACCGCGTGGACGACGTGATCGGGACCTCGCTGCGTCCCCTGGTCCACCCCGACGACATCTCGGTCCTCGACGGGGTGACCGCGGCCGTGTTGGCCACGGGGACGGGACGGGGCGAGCTCCGCGTCCTCGACGCCCGCCACCACGGCTGGCGGTGGATCGACGCCATGGCGACCAACCTCCTCGACGACCCCTCCATCGGCGGCGTGGTGGTCAACGCCCGGGACACGACCGACCGCCACCACGCCGAGGAGGCCCTGAGCCACCAGGCCGCCCACGACGCCCTCACCGACCTGCCCAACCGGTCGATGCTGCTCGCCCGCCTCGACGCCGTCCCCGCCGGCGCTCCCGTCGCCGTGTTGTTCTGCGACCTGGACGGGTTCAAGTCCATCAACGACACCTACGGCCACGAGCGGGGCGACGAGGTGCTGCGGGCCGTGGCCGGGCGGCTCCGCAACGGGCTCCGCGCCGGGGAGATGGTCGCCCGCTTCGGCGGCGACGAGTTCGTGATCCTGTGCGAGGGGGTGACCGAGCCGGCCGAGGCGACCGCCATCGCCACCCGGGTGGCCGACAGCCTGCGACCGCCGATCACCGTCTCGGGGACGGAGCTGGAGGTGAGCGCGACGATCGGCGCCCGGCTGGCCGTCGGGCCGTTCGACGCCGCGACCGTCGTCAACGACGCCGACGCCGCCATGTACGAGGCCAAGGCCCGGGTCAGCGGGGCCATCGAGGTGTTCGACGACAGCCTCCGCGCCCGGGCCGAGGCCCGACGCCGCACCGAGAGCGCCATCCGCGAGGCCATCCGCACCGAGGGTGCGATCGTGCTCCACTACCAGCCGCTGTGGCACATCACCGACGGTGCTCCGGTGCTGATCGGGGCGGAGGCGCTCCTCCGCTGGCCGGGCGCCGACGGTCGGCTCGGAGGGCCGGCCGAGGTCATCGGCGTCGCCGAGGAGACCGGGCTCATCGTCCCGCTGGGGGGTCGCATCCTGGAGGTGGCCTGCCGTGAGCTGGCCCGCTGGCACGAGGCGGGGGCCCGCCTGACGATGGCCGTCAACGTGTCGGCCCGCCAGCTGGGCGACCCGGGCCTCGTCGCCGACGTGGAGTGGGCCCTGGCCACCACCGGCGCCCCGCCGGAGGCGCTGGTCGTCGAGGTGACCGAGACGGCGCTCATGGACGACCCGGTGCGGGCGCTCGACACCCTGCGACGCCTGCGGGGCCTCGGCATCAGCCTGGCCATCGACGACTTCGGCACCGGCTACTGCTCGCTCAGCTACCTCAGCGCCTTCCCGGTCCAGCTGCTGAAGGTCGACGGCACCTTCGTCACCCAGATGACCGCCAACCAGCAGGACCGGACGATCGTGGCGTCGGTGATCGGCCTGGCCCACGCCCTCGGCATCGCCGCCCTGGGGGAGGGAGTCGAGTCCGAGCACCAGCTCGACATGCTGCGCGAGATGGGCTGCGACCAGGCCCAGGGCTTCCTCCTGGGCGTCCCCGGGTCCGGCGAGGAGCTCCTCTGGGCGGCGGGTGCGAGCGCCACCGCCGAGCGCTGA
- a CDS encoding glycoside hydrolase family 5 protein → MRTGPHPRPRRRGRAALVRIALVLAVVATGACTDDDDGGTPPDEGAPATAVDDRATTASGALPELTPVRVASVGGRRVFVDGTGRQVLLRGANLSSLVDYHQADPALAPTRPPTDDDWDAMAAHGFGVVRLLVSWSAIEPVRGQIDPAYVERITAAVEAAAARRIYTVIDMHQDAWSKFIATPPGTVCPPLTEPAIGWDGAPQWATLTDGADTCRPLGDRDGSPAVRAAFTAFYENREGIRDAFVATWRQLVAALGPTPAVVGYDLLNEPSPVDPFLAPARYTELLQAALAQVRAGEADAGAPARVVFVEPLRLYPQPGQMPADPLALDDQLAFAPHADVGAATGEEVVGAGVATAAERGWPLWVGEHGVAGVDEASRDLQRRFAAAQDDAVVGGAHWQWRQWCGDPHALGVPGGVAAETQVQLNDVACPADADTGPNEELLRVVGRAYPRAAPGRITDLASDADRGTLTLHGVIEDDLATGRDLVVWIPGEERPDVTGDGLGEPALTPVPGGWYATVEVVDSPYELEVR, encoded by the coding sequence ATGCGCACCGGCCCCCACCCCCGACCCCGCCGGCGAGGGCGCGCCGCCCTGGTGCGGATCGCCCTGGTGCTCGCCGTCGTGGCCACCGGCGCCTGCACCGACGACGACGACGGCGGCACCCCACCCGACGAGGGGGCCCCGGCGACCGCCGTCGACGACCGGGCCACCACGGCGTCGGGCGCGCTCCCCGAGCTGACGCCCGTCCGGGTCGCCTCCGTCGGCGGCCGACGGGTGTTCGTGGACGGGACGGGGCGGCAGGTCCTCCTCCGCGGCGCCAACCTCAGCTCGCTCGTCGACTACCACCAGGCCGACCCCGCCCTCGCGCCGACCCGGCCTCCGACCGACGACGACTGGGATGCCATGGCGGCCCACGGCTTCGGCGTGGTGCGGCTCCTCGTCTCGTGGTCCGCCATCGAGCCGGTCCGCGGCCAGATCGACCCCGCCTACGTCGAGCGCATCACCGCCGCCGTGGAGGCCGCCGCGGCCCGGCGGATCTACACCGTGATCGACATGCACCAGGACGCGTGGAGCAAGTTCATCGCCACCCCTCCGGGCACGGTCTGCCCGCCGCTGACCGAGCCCGCCATCGGGTGGGACGGGGCACCGCAGTGGGCGACCCTCACCGACGGGGCCGACACCTGCCGGCCGCTCGGCGACCGAGACGGCTCACCGGCCGTGCGCGCCGCGTTCACCGCCTTCTACGAGAACCGGGAGGGCATCCGCGACGCCTTCGTCGCCACCTGGCGCCAGCTCGTCGCCGCCCTGGGCCCCACCCCGGCGGTCGTCGGCTACGACCTGCTCAACGAGCCCAGCCCTGTCGACCCGTTCCTGGCGCCCGCCCGCTACACCGAGCTCCTCCAGGCCGCCCTCGCCCAGGTGCGGGCGGGCGAGGCCGACGCCGGCGCCCCGGCGCGGGTCGTGTTCGTCGAGCCGCTGCGGCTCTACCCCCAGCCCGGCCAGATGCCGGCCGACCCCCTGGCGCTCGACGACCAGCTGGCCTTCGCGCCCCACGCCGACGTCGGGGCGGCCACCGGGGAGGAGGTGGTGGGGGCCGGCGTGGCCACCGCCGCCGAGCGGGGCTGGCCGCTCTGGGTCGGCGAGCACGGCGTGGCCGGGGTGGACGAGGCGTCGCGGGACCTCCAGCGCCGGTTCGCCGCCGCCCAGGACGACGCCGTCGTCGGCGGGGCCCACTGGCAGTGGCGGCAGTGGTGCGGCGACCCCCACGCCCTCGGGGTGCCCGGCGGGGTGGCGGCCGAGACCCAGGTCCAGCTGAACGACGTGGCCTGCCCGGCCGACGCCGACACCGGGCCCAACGAGGAGCTCCTGCGGGTCGTCGGCCGGGCCTACCCGCGGGCGGCCCCCGGGCGGATCACCGACCTGGCCTCGGACGCCGACCGCGGCACGCTCACGCTCCACGGGGTGATCGAGGACGACCTCGCCACCGGGCGCGACCTCGTCGTGTGGATCCCGGGGGAGGAGCGACCCGACGTCACCGGCGACGGCCTGGGCGAACCGGCCCTGACCCCCGTCCCCGGTGGCTGGTACGCGACCGTGGAGGTCGTCGACTCGCCCTACGAGCTCGAGGTCCGATGA
- a CDS encoding MBOAT family protein, protein MLFPTFEFALFFSGVFVVSWLLRPHPQPWRWFLLAASFVFYGAFEWVYCLLLGFSILANQAFALAIHRQPDEARRKPILALAVLVNLGVLGYYKYTDFFIESVTGTLGAVGIETGWVPLQIVLPVAISFFTFQALSYVIDVFRGDAEPSPLLDFAVYLSFFPHLVAGPIVRARELLPQLRQRADPRKVNSALAFRLIMAGLFKKVVISSFVSAAIVDDVFAVPGQYRSFEILIAVYAYAVQIYADFSGYTDIAIGCALLLGLRFPQNFDAPYAATSMQGFWRKWHMTLSFWLRDYLYIPLGGNKGGPNRRDLNLFLTMLIGGFWHGAAWTFLVWGALHGIALGAERRILEARAAAGKVPGRWSPVIRWAITFHVVCLGWVFFRAESFGHAFELLWRLVAAPGIGSAVTPMLLFVIAISIASQFVPTDWVDQVQAAFSRAVPALQALALAGGLLLIDALGPEGVPPFIYFQF, encoded by the coding sequence GTGCTGTTCCCGACCTTCGAGTTCGCCCTGTTCTTCTCCGGGGTGTTCGTCGTCAGCTGGCTGCTCCGCCCGCACCCCCAGCCGTGGCGGTGGTTCCTGCTGGCGGCGAGCTTCGTGTTCTACGGGGCCTTCGAGTGGGTCTACTGCCTGCTCCTGGGGTTCTCGATCCTGGCCAACCAGGCGTTCGCCCTGGCGATCCACCGCCAACCCGACGAGGCCCGACGCAAGCCCATCCTCGCCCTCGCCGTGCTCGTCAACCTCGGCGTGCTCGGCTACTACAAGTACACCGACTTCTTCATCGAGTCGGTCACCGGGACGCTCGGCGCCGTCGGGATCGAGACCGGCTGGGTGCCGCTCCAGATCGTGCTGCCGGTCGCCATCTCGTTCTTCACCTTCCAGGCCCTCAGCTACGTCATCGACGTGTTCCGGGGCGACGCCGAGCCGTCACCGCTGCTCGACTTCGCCGTCTACCTGTCGTTCTTCCCGCACCTCGTCGCCGGGCCGATCGTCCGGGCCCGGGAGCTCCTGCCCCAGCTGCGCCAGCGCGCCGACCCCCGGAAGGTCAACAGCGCTCTGGCCTTCCGGCTGATCATGGCCGGGCTCTTCAAGAAGGTCGTGATCTCGAGCTTCGTCTCGGCCGCCATCGTCGACGACGTCTTCGCCGTCCCCGGCCAGTACCGGTCCTTCGAGATCCTGATCGCCGTCTACGCCTACGCCGTCCAGATCTACGCCGACTTCAGCGGCTACACCGACATCGCCATCGGCTGTGCCCTCCTGCTCGGGCTCCGGTTCCCGCAGAACTTCGACGCCCCCTACGCCGCCACCTCGATGCAGGGCTTCTGGCGCAAGTGGCACATGACGCTCTCGTTCTGGCTGCGCGACTACCTCTACATCCCCCTCGGCGGCAACAAGGGCGGGCCCAACCGGCGCGACCTCAACCTGTTCCTCACCATGCTCATCGGCGGGTTCTGGCACGGGGCGGCCTGGACGTTCCTCGTGTGGGGGGCCCTGCACGGCATCGCCCTCGGCGCCGAGCGGCGCATCCTCGAGGCCCGGGCCGCGGCCGGCAAGGTGCCCGGGCGCTGGTCACCGGTGATCCGGTGGGCCATCACCTTCCACGTCGTGTGCCTCGGCTGGGTGTTCTTCCGGGCCGAGTCCTTCGGGCACGCCTTCGAGCTGCTGTGGCGGCTCGTCGCCGCCCCGGGCATCGGCTCGGCGGTCACCCCGATGCTCCTGTTCGTCATCGCCATCTCGATCGCCTCGCAGTTCGTCCCGACCGACTGGGTCGACCAGGTCCAGGCCGCCTTCTCCCGGGCCGTCCCCGCCCTGCAGGCCCTCGCCCTGGCCGGCGGGCTCCTGCTGATCGACGCCCTCGGACCGGAGGGCGTCCCGCCCTTCATCTACTTCCAGTTCTGA